The nucleotide sequence CCCGTCCAGGCCGGCCAACAGGGTGCGCAGGTCGGTTTGCCAGCGGCCGGCGGGGGTGGGGGTGCCGTCCACCGCGTGGGCGATCACCGCCTGCTGGGCGTCGGCCACCAGGGCCAGGAACGACAGCCACGCCTCCAGACCGTGGCCGGGGGCCAGATGGCGCAGCCGCTCCGCCCGTTTGGCGAACAGGCTGGCGGCGTCGGGCAGGCGCACCGGCGACGGCGAACGGCCGGGGTTCAGCCCGGCTTCGGCCATGGCCTCGGCCAGCGACGGGTCGATGGTGGGATGGGAGGAGGAGGCGGTCATCGGCAGGGCGTCCACGAAAACGGAAAAAAGAGGCTGGGGCGGATCGTATGCAAGAAGCGTACAGGGCTTCGGGGCCGGCGGGAATATCCAGGGGAGCGAGGTCAGGCTAACACCCCCTCTCCCGCCCCGGGAGAGGGATGGGGTGAGGGTCCGCTTTTCGCGCGGCAGCCCGAAAAGCGAGCCGTCAGGCTCTCCGAGCTTTCGATTTGGGGGTGCTTCGCAACGGATTTCGGGCGTTCCGCGCGAAATCCGGCCCTCACCCAACCCTCTCCTCCGGCGGGGAGGGGGCCAATCGACCGGCATCGTGTCCGGTGGGCCGGGAAGCGGAATGCTGCATCGCACAAGGACTTAGACACATTTAAAGTCGGGACATTCTGTCCGTCCCATGGGACAGAATGTCCCTATGGTTCGTGCGGCCAACCATTTAAACCCTGATTTCGTAAGGCTTACCCCGAATGGCACGGAACCTGCTGTTGGGCGGCGCCGCGGCCCGTTGGCCGTGGGATGAATCGCTGCCCAAGGGAGGAACCATGCAGGTCAGCCGGCGACAATTCATGCAGCTTTCAGCGGGAGGACTCGCGGCGTCGAGCGTGGCCGCGCTGGGCTTCCTGCCGTCTGCGGCTCTGGCCGAGGTGCGCCAGTACAAGCTGTCCCGCGCCAAGGAGATCCGCAATACCTGCCCGTACTGCTCGGTGGGCTGCGGCCTGCTGATGTACAGCCTGGGCGACGGGGCCAAGAACGCCCGGTCCGAGATCATCCATATCGAGGGCGACCCTGATCATCCCGTCAGCCGCGGTTCCCTCTGTCCCAAGGGGGCGGGGCTGCTGGACTTCATCCACAGTGACAACCGCCTGAAACACCCCGAGGTGCGCGAGGCCGGGTCCAACACCTGGAAGCGCATCTCCTGGCATGAGGCCATCGAGCGCGTCGCCCGCCACATCAAGAACGACCGCGACGCCAACTTCACCGCCAAGAACGCTCAGGGCGTGACGGTCAACCGCTGGACCTCCACGGGGATGCTGACCGCATCCGCCTCGTCCAACGAAACCGGCATCCTGACCCAGAAGTTCATGCGGGCGCTGGGCATCGTCGGCACCGACGCGCAGGCGCGCGTGTGCCACGGCCCCACCGTGTCGGCGCTGGCCTCGACCTTCGGGCGCGGCGCCATGACCAACACCTGGGTCGATATCAAGAACGCCGACTTCATCCTGATCATGGGCGGCAACCCGGCGGAGGCACACCCCGTCGGCTTCAAATGGGCCATCGAGGCCAAGAAGAAGGGTGCCCGCATCATCGTGGTGGACCCGCGCTTCAACCGCTCCGCCGCGGTGGCCGACCACTACGTGCCGATCCGCGCCGGATCGGACATCGTGTTCCTGGGCGGCGTCATCAACTGGCTGGTCGCCAACGACAAGATCCAGTGGGAGTATGTAAAGGCGTTCACCAACGCCAGCTTCATCGTCAAGGAAGGCTACAGCTTCGAGGAAGGGCTGTTCTCCGGCTACGACCCGGCCAAGGGGCAGTACGACCGCGCCTCGTGGAACTATGAGTTCGACGACGCCGGCAACGCGCTGACCGATCCCACGCTCCAGCATCCGCGCTGCGTGTGGAACCTGATGAAGGCCCACTTCGCCCGCTACACGCCTGAGGTGGTGGCCGACCTGACCGGCAGCCCCAAGGACGGCTTCCTCACGGTCTGCGAACACCTGGGTTCGACCGCGGTGCGCGACCGGGTGGGCACCATCCTCTACGCCCTGGGCTGGACGCAGCACACGGTGGGGGCGCAGAACATCCGCACCATGGCGATGATCCAGCTTCTGCTGGGCAACATCGGCATGCCGGGCGGCGGCGTGAACGCGCTGCGCGGCCATTCCAACATCCAGGGTCTGTCGGACCTGGGCCTGCTGTCCACCAGCCTGCCGGGTTATCTGACGCTGCCGAACGAAAAGGCGCACCCGACCTACGCCGACTACATCGCCCGGACCACGCCCAAGGCGCAGCAGCCGGGCCAGCTCAATTACTGGGCCAACACGCCCAAGTTCTTCGTCAGCCTGCAAAAGTGGTTCTTCGGCGACAAGGCCACCGCCGAAAACGACTGGGGCTACGACTGGCTGCCCAAGTGGGACAAGATGTACGACGTGCTCCAGGTCATGGACCTGATGCACAACGGCAAGGTCAACGGGCTGATCGTCCAGGGTTTCAACCCCCTGACCTCGTTCCCCGATGCGCGCAAGACCGCGGCCTCGTTCGCCAAGCTGAAATACATGGTGGTCATCGACCCCATGACCACCGAAACCTCGACCTTCTGGCAGAACCACGGCGACATCAACGACGTCCCCACCGCCAGCATCCAGACCGAGGTGTTCCGCCTGCCCTCCACCTGCTTTGCGGAAGAGGACGGGGCCATCGTCAACTCCTCCCGCTGGCTGCAATGGCACTGGAAGGGGGCCGAGGCACCGGGCGAGGCCCGCACCGACCAGGAAATCATCGCGGAAATCTTCATGGCTGTCCGCGGCCTGTACGAGAAGGAGGGCGGGACGGTCCCCGAACCGATCCTCAACCTGTCCTGGCCGTACAAGAACCCGCTGGACCCCACGCCCGAAGAACTGGCCAAGGAATTGAACGGCCGGGCGCTGGTGGACGTGCCCGATCCCAAAGACCCCACCAAGTTCCTGCTGCGCAAGGGCGAACAGATTTCCAGCTTCGCGCAGCTGCGCGACGACGGCACCACGCTCAGCGCCTGCTGGATCTTTGCCGGGTCGTGGACCCAGGCCGGCAACCAGATGGCGCGCCGCGACAACACCGACACCGGGCTGGGCAACACGCCGGGCTGGGCGTGGGCGTGGCCGGCCAACCGCCGCATCATTTACAACCGCGCGTCCTGCGACCCGCAGGGCAAGCCGTGGGATCCCAAGCGGAACCTGATTTCGTGGAAGGGCGACGTGTGGGCCGGGGCCGACGTTCCCGACTTCAAGATCGATCAGCCGCCGTCGGCGGGCATGAACCCCTTCATCATGAACCCCGAGGGGGTGGGCCGGCTGTTCGCCACCGACAAGCTGGTGGACGGGCCGTTCCCCGAACATTACGAGCCGATGGAAAGCCCGCTGGGCACCAACCCGCTGCACCCCAAGGTGGTCAGCAGCCCGGCGGTGCGCCTGTTCCCCGCCGACAAGGAACGTCTGGGCACCCATGACGCCTTCCCCTACGTCGGCACCACCTACCGCCTGACCGAGCATTTCCAGTTCTGGACCAAGAACGTCCGGCTGAACGCCATCGCCCAGCCCGAGCAGTTCGTGGAGATCGGCGAGGCGCTGGCGGCGGAAAAGGGCATCAAGGCCGGCGACTGGGTGCAGGTCAGTTCCAAGCGCGGCCACATCAAGGCCCGCGCGGTGGTGACCAAACGCATCAAGGCCCTGACCGTCAACAGCCGCACCGTCCACCAGATCGGTATTCCGCTGCACTGGGGGTGGGAGACGGTGGCGAAGAAGGGCTACCTGTCCAACACGCTGCCGCCGGCGGTGGGTGACTGCAACACCCAGACCCCCGAATACAAGGCGTTCCTGGTCAACATCGAAAAGGTCGGAGTGGCGTAAGCATGGCCCTGCAATCCCTCGATATCCTGCGCCGCTCCGCAACACCGACGCCGACGCCGCAGGCCCGCAACCCCGCCGAGATCGCCAAGCTGATCGACGTGTCGGTCTGCATCGGCTGCAAGGCGTGTCAGGTGGCGTGTTCGGAATGGAACGAACTGCGCGCCGACGTCGGTTCGTGCATCGGCGTCTACGACAACCCCATCGACATGTCGTCGCAGGCGTGGACCGTCATGCGCTTCAACGAGGTGGAACAGAACGGCAAGCTGGAATGGCTGATCCGCAAGGACGGCTGCATGCACTGTTCCGACCCCGGCTGTCTGAAGGCCTGCCCGTCGCCGGGGGCCATCATCCAGTACAAGAACGGCATCGTCGATTTCCATCAGGAGAACTGCATCGGCTGCGGCTATTGCGTCTCCGGCTGCCCGTTCAACGTGCCCCGGCTGAGCCCCGCCGACAGCAAGGCGTACAAGTGCAACATGTGCTCCGACCGTGTGGCCATGGGGCAGGAGCCGGCGTGCGTCAAGACCTGCCCCACCGGCGCCATCCAGTTCGGCAGCAAGGAGGACATGAAGGAGGTGGCGGAAACCCGCATCACCGACCTGAAGTCCCGCGGCTACGACCAGGCCGGCCTCTATGACCCGCAAGGGGTGGGCGGCACCCACGTCATGTACGTGCTGCACCACGCCGACCAGCCGGAGCTTTATTCCGGTTTGCCGAAAGAGCCTGAGATCAGCACCGCCGTCAGCCTGTGGAAGGGAGCGCTGAAGCCGCTGGCCACCCTGGGCGTTGCCGCCGCCGGTCTGTTCGGCTTCTTCCACTACATCACCGTCGGCCCCAACCGCGCCGACGAGGATGAGCATCACGAGACCAAGACGGACCGGGAGGACGCACGGTGAGCAAGGAAAAGCTGATCCAGCGCTACAACGCCGCCGAACGCATCAACCACTGGATCGTGGCGATCTGCTTCGTGCTGCTGGCGATTTCGGGGCTGGCGTTCTTCTACCCCGCCTTCTTCTGGCTGACCGGCGTGTTCGGCACGCCGCAGCTTGCCCGCATCGTCCATCCCTTCGTCGGCGTGGTGATGTTCCTGGCGTTCGCCCGCCAGTTCTTCCGCTACGCCCACCACAACCTCATCAACAAGGAGGATGTGACGTGGATGATGTCGGTGCGCGAGGTGATGAAGGGCAACGAGGTCGGCGACATCGGGCGCTACAACGGCGGCCAGAAGGGCATGTTCTGGCTGATGGTGCTGTGCATGATCCTGCTGCTGGGCTCGGGCTTCATCGCGTGGCGTCCGTACTTCGCACCGCTGTTCCCGATCCCGGTGATCCGCATCGCGCTGCTGGTCCACGCGGCCAGCGCCCTGGCGCTCATCGCCGGCATCATCGTCCATGTCTATGCAGCGCTGTGGGTGCAGGGCACCATCCGCGCCATGGTCGAGGGCGTGGTCACCCACGCGTGGGCGAAGAAGCACCACCCGCGCTGGTTCCGCCAGATGACCGGCCAGAACACGCCGGCCGAGTAAGGGGGAGCGGATCATGGACGGCATGACGGATTTCCGCATCGATCTGCTGCCCGCCGTAACGGAGGAGGGCGTGCTGCCCGACACCACGCGGCGGGTGACGGTCCTGCGCCTGGACGGCGGCACCGGCATCAGCGCCGAGGACATGGTGGTGGAGGAGGTGCCGGTGGCGATGGCCTACAACGGCATCGTCCACGCCGTCATGCTGGCCACACCCCGGGATCTGGAGGACATGGCGCTGGGCTTCAGCCTGTCGGAAAACATCATCGCCACCGCGGACGAGCTGTACGAGGTGGCGGTGGTGACCGGGTGCGACGGGGTGGAGGTGCGCATGGACATCCCGCTCGACCGTTTCATGAAGCTGAAGGGCCAGCGCCGCAGCCTCGCCGGGCGCACCGGCTGCGGCGTGTGCGGGGTGGAAAGCCTGCAGGCCATGGCGCGGGCCGGGCGCCCGGTGTCGGGGGGCACGCCCATTACTCCCGCCGCTGTGGCCCGTGCCCTGCGTCTGTTCGGCGAGGAACAGGCGCTGCACCGTCTGACCGGGGCTGTCCATGGGGTGGCCTGGGCCGCCGCCGACGGCACCATCGTGGCGTTGCGGGAGGACGTGGGGCGGCACAACGCGCTGGACAAGCTGATCGGCTGGCTGGTCAGCACCGGCGTGGACCCGGCCTCGGGCTTCGCGCTCACCTCCAGCCGCGCCAGCTACGAGATGGTGCAGAAGGCCAGCCGGGCCGGCATCGGCTGTCTGGTGGCGATCTCCGCCCCCACCGGCCTTGCCGTGCGCATGGCCGAGGCCAGCGGGCTGACGCTGGCCGGCTTC is from Azospirillum fermentarium and encodes:
- the fdnG gene encoding formate dehydrogenase-N subunit alpha codes for the protein MQVSRRQFMQLSAGGLAASSVAALGFLPSAALAEVRQYKLSRAKEIRNTCPYCSVGCGLLMYSLGDGAKNARSEIIHIEGDPDHPVSRGSLCPKGAGLLDFIHSDNRLKHPEVREAGSNTWKRISWHEAIERVARHIKNDRDANFTAKNAQGVTVNRWTSTGMLTASASSNETGILTQKFMRALGIVGTDAQARVCHGPTVSALASTFGRGAMTNTWVDIKNADFILIMGGNPAEAHPVGFKWAIEAKKKGARIIVVDPRFNRSAAVADHYVPIRAGSDIVFLGGVINWLVANDKIQWEYVKAFTNASFIVKEGYSFEEGLFSGYDPAKGQYDRASWNYEFDDAGNALTDPTLQHPRCVWNLMKAHFARYTPEVVADLTGSPKDGFLTVCEHLGSTAVRDRVGTILYALGWTQHTVGAQNIRTMAMIQLLLGNIGMPGGGVNALRGHSNIQGLSDLGLLSTSLPGYLTLPNEKAHPTYADYIARTTPKAQQPGQLNYWANTPKFFVSLQKWFFGDKATAENDWGYDWLPKWDKMYDVLQVMDLMHNGKVNGLIVQGFNPLTSFPDARKTAASFAKLKYMVVIDPMTTETSTFWQNHGDINDVPTASIQTEVFRLPSTCFAEEDGAIVNSSRWLQWHWKGAEAPGEARTDQEIIAEIFMAVRGLYEKEGGTVPEPILNLSWPYKNPLDPTPEELAKELNGRALVDVPDPKDPTKFLLRKGEQISSFAQLRDDGTTLSACWIFAGSWTQAGNQMARRDNTDTGLGNTPGWAWAWPANRRIIYNRASCDPQGKPWDPKRNLISWKGDVWAGADVPDFKIDQPPSAGMNPFIMNPEGVGRLFATDKLVDGPFPEHYEPMESPLGTNPLHPKVVSSPAVRLFPADKERLGTHDAFPYVGTTYRLTEHFQFWTKNVRLNAIAQPEQFVEIGEALAAEKGIKAGDWVQVSSKRGHIKARAVVTKRIKALTVNSRTVHQIGIPLHWGWETVAKKGYLSNTLPPAVGDCNTQTPEYKAFLVNIEKVGVA
- the fdxH gene encoding formate dehydrogenase subunit beta, giving the protein MALQSLDILRRSATPTPTPQARNPAEIAKLIDVSVCIGCKACQVACSEWNELRADVGSCIGVYDNPIDMSSQAWTVMRFNEVEQNGKLEWLIRKDGCMHCSDPGCLKACPSPGAIIQYKNGIVDFHQENCIGCGYCVSGCPFNVPRLSPADSKAYKCNMCSDRVAMGQEPACVKTCPTGAIQFGSKEDMKEVAETRITDLKSRGYDQAGLYDPQGVGGTHVMYVLHHADQPELYSGLPKEPEISTAVSLWKGALKPLATLGVAAAGLFGFFHYITVGPNRADEDEHHETKTDREDAR
- a CDS encoding formate dehydrogenase subunit gamma; the encoded protein is MSKEKLIQRYNAAERINHWIVAICFVLLAISGLAFFYPAFFWLTGVFGTPQLARIVHPFVGVVMFLAFARQFFRYAHHNLINKEDVTWMMSVREVMKGNEVGDIGRYNGGQKGMFWLMVLCMILLLGSGFIAWRPYFAPLFPIPVIRIALLVHAASALALIAGIIVHVYAALWVQGTIRAMVEGVVTHAWAKKHHPRWFRQMTGQNTPAE
- the fdhD gene encoding formate dehydrogenase accessory sulfurtransferase FdhD translates to MDGMTDFRIDLLPAVTEEGVLPDTTRRVTVLRLDGGTGISAEDMVVEEVPVAMAYNGIVHAVMLATPRDLEDMALGFSLSENIIATADELYEVAVVTGCDGVEVRMDIPLDRFMKLKGQRRSLAGRTGCGVCGVESLQAMARAGRPVSGGTPITPAAVARALRLFGEEQALHRLTGAVHGVAWAAADGTIVALREDVGRHNALDKLIGWLVSTGVDPASGFALTSSRASYEMVQKASRAGIGCLVAISAPTGLAVRMAEASGLTLAGFARGNRLAVYTHGERLAV